From the Streptomyces sp. Tu 2975 genome, one window contains:
- a CDS encoding AEC family transporter — translation MTVLSGFLPIWAITAVGYAAGRYDVLGKHAQSVLGRFAFAFAMPALLFMTLSRADVSDLLSPGVAVFAASVLIMLVLGLLIGRWVFHRRRADRAIGAMAGAYVNSANLGIPVAVHVLGDASFVVAAALFQTLFVTPLILTLIDLDAGRGAGGRSRFLWLPLRNPIIAASAAGVTVSVLGVQLPEAVTAPALMLGGAAVPAALFALGMSLDTRATEPGTVALEDAAPAGRAERHVLVTLKTVVQPLLAYALARWGFGIEGDELLAVVLCAGLPTAQNAFIFASQYRLDTRLVRDAVVLTTLFSMGSLSLITWLLA, via the coding sequence GTGACCGTGCTCTCCGGCTTTCTGCCCATCTGGGCGATCACCGCCGTCGGTTATGCGGCCGGCCGGTACGACGTACTCGGAAAGCACGCCCAGTCGGTGCTGGGCCGGTTCGCCTTCGCGTTCGCCATGCCCGCGCTGCTGTTCATGACACTGTCGCGGGCCGACGTGTCCGACCTCCTGAGCCCCGGCGTGGCGGTCTTCGCCGCCAGCGTCCTGATCATGCTCGTCCTCGGCCTGCTGATCGGCCGGTGGGTGTTCCACCGCCGACGGGCCGACCGGGCGATCGGCGCCATGGCGGGCGCGTACGTGAACTCCGCCAACCTCGGCATCCCCGTGGCCGTACATGTGCTGGGTGACGCCTCGTTCGTGGTCGCGGCAGCCCTGTTCCAGACGCTGTTCGTCACCCCACTGATCCTGACACTCATAGATCTCGACGCGGGCCGCGGCGCCGGCGGCCGCAGCCGCTTCCTGTGGCTGCCGCTGCGCAACCCCATCATCGCCGCGTCGGCCGCGGGAGTGACGGTGTCCGTCCTCGGAGTGCAGCTGCCGGAGGCCGTGACCGCACCCGCCCTGATGCTCGGCGGCGCGGCCGTCCCGGCGGCGCTGTTCGCGCTGGGCATGTCCCTCGACACCCGCGCCACGGAGCCCGGCACCGTGGCCCTCGAGGACGCCGCGCCCGCCGGGCGTGCGGAGCGGCACGTCCTCGTCACCCTCAAAACGGTTGTCCAGCCGCTGCTTGCCTACGCGTTGGCCCGGTGGGGGTTCGGCATCGAGGGTGACGAGCTGCTGGCGGTAGTGCTCTGCGCGGGCCTTCCGACGGCCCAGAACGCGTTCATCTTCGCGTCGCAGTACCGCCTCGACACCCGACTCGTCAGGGACGCAGTCGTGTTGACCACCCTGTTCTCCATGGGATCCCTGTCGCTGATCACGTGGCTTCTCGCGTGA
- a CDS encoding pirin family protein, producing MSNLDRQATLSVCGGRGFVVAEPVRELLSPRRVQLGESTEVRRLLPNLGRRMVGAWAFVDHYGPDDIADEPGMQVPPHPHMGLQTVSWLHEGEVLHRDSTGALATIRPRELGLMTSGRAISHSEESPRPHARFLHGAQLWVALPAEHRGIEPHFQHHTELPAVTAPGLSATVVLGTLDGTASPGTTYTPLVGADVTLTRGAEARLPLDPDFEYAVLSMSGEAHVDGVPVLPGSMLYLGCGRSELPLRADSDASLLLLGGEPFEEEIVMFWNWIGRTHEEITQAREDWMNGTRFGEVKGYDGPPLPAPELPATPLKARGRVR from the coding sequence ATGAGCAATCTCGATCGTCAGGCCACCCTCTCCGTATGCGGCGGGCGTGGCTTCGTCGTCGCCGAGCCCGTCCGGGAGCTCCTCAGCCCGCGCCGCGTCCAGCTCGGCGAGTCCACCGAGGTCCGCCGGCTGCTGCCCAACCTCGGGCGGCGGATGGTGGGCGCCTGGGCCTTCGTCGACCACTACGGTCCCGACGACATCGCCGACGAGCCGGGCATGCAGGTGCCGCCGCATCCGCACATGGGCCTGCAGACCGTCAGCTGGCTGCACGAGGGCGAGGTCCTGCACCGCGACAGCACGGGGGCGCTGGCCACCATCCGCCCCCGGGAACTCGGGCTGATGACCTCCGGGCGGGCGATCAGCCACTCGGAGGAGAGCCCCCGTCCGCACGCCCGCTTCCTGCACGGCGCCCAACTGTGGGTGGCGCTCCCCGCGGAACACCGCGGCATCGAGCCCCACTTCCAGCACCACACGGAACTGCCGGCGGTCACCGCCCCCGGCCTGAGCGCGACGGTCGTCCTCGGCACCCTCGACGGAACGGCTTCGCCGGGAACGACGTACACGCCCCTCGTGGGAGCGGACGTCACCCTCACCCGGGGCGCCGAGGCCCGCCTGCCGCTCGACCCCGACTTCGAGTACGCGGTGCTCTCCATGTCCGGCGAGGCCCATGTCGACGGCGTTCCGGTACTCCCCGGCTCGATGCTCTACCTCGGCTGCGGCCGCTCCGAACTGCCCCTGCGCGCCGACTCGGACGCGAGCCTGCTGCTCCTGGGCGGCGAGCCGTTCGAGGAGGAGATCGTGATGTTCTGGAACTGGATCGGCCGGACCCACGAGGAGATCACCCAGGCCCGCGAGGACTGGATGAACGGGACCCGCTTCGGCGAGGTGAAGGGCTACGACGGCCCTCCGCTTCCGGCCCCGGAGCTGCCTGCGACGCCGCTGAAGGCGCGGGGGAGGGTGCGCTGA